The nucleotide sequence attatataaataaatattttattatcttactacaaatgtatattttaaactatttttcaGGTCCAATAATGGTAATGACGACGGCTCTCTAATGTCCAGTTCTGATGTGGAAACTTTTGACGGGAAAATAGTTTACAATCTTGATGGCAGCGCATACATCATAGCCACAGATAATGCCAATGTAGGTCGATCAGGGTCTGGCCAAATTTGTTATGCTTCAACATCGGATTCACTAAAGAACCTGTCAAAGGGTAAAGATCGTGGGCAGGGAGAGAATGAAATAGAACATCCACCTTTAGAgcaaagtgaaaacaaaaggcaggAGGAAGATGAATCCTCAGTAGGCGCTTCCTACAAATCGAGTCCGAAAATCCATTCCTTTCGTGTGGTGTCCGCGCAAGATGCTAACTCAACTTGCCAAGAACAAATCAGAGCATTCAAAATCCAGAAACCAATTTTAATGTGTTTTATATGCAAGTTGTCATTTGGCAACGTTAAGTCCTTTAGCTTGCATGCAAACACTGAACACCGACTCAATTTGGAAGAGCTGGACCAGCAGCTACTTAATCGCGAGTACTCCAGTGCCATTATTCAGAGAAATATGGATGAAAAGCCGCAGATATCATTTCTACAGCCCTTGGGTAAAGACGCCTCTACTGACAGCAATGATACCGAGAAGCTTCAAACAGCAACTGAGGGCAGTGACCAAGCTCTGCCTCTGTCTCCGCAGCCAGTCATCAGCAATGACTCCGAACTCGAGCCCGAAAATAAGCAAGAGACTGAGCAGAATCCGCCCCTTAACGAGGACCGGGAGCAAGAGTCTGAAACGGATCAGTACACTAGTAGTAATAAAATGGCGGCACCTAGTGCATATCTCCCATTATCATCGCCTAAAGTAGCGGGAAAATTAACTGTGAAATTTGGTTCCTTAAActcagcaacagcaaagaCTAATAACCTATCAAAAGTTTCCTCAACCAGTTCACCTACATCGACATACGCATCCGGGGAGGTCTTATCACCCAGTACTGATAATATAAGTAACCATAAGTCAACACATTGCAACCAAGAAACAGAGCCACCCTCGTCGTCTTCGTCAGAGGTGGAAATGAAGATTGGCTCTATGTCCACATCACCTCAAACAAATGATTCGGATGTTCCCTGCTCAGGTTTTTCGCAACTGCAGCACATGACAACAGGTGGTGTATACACTCCTCAAGTCAGTTCCTTCCATGCATCTTTAGCAGCGCTGGCCGCCAACGAATCGAATGAGAACCGGGTTAAGGTGATCACAGAGTTCCTtcaacagcagctgcagcaacatcagcaccAGAGTTCCTTATTTCCAAGCCCATGTCCCGATCATCCCGACCTCAAAAGTATGGACTGTAAAACCTGCGAGCTTTTCGACATCCAGCAGCGGTCAAAGTCACCGTCTTCTTCACATCACCAGATTTCCCAATCTCTGCCCCAACTGCAGATTCAGTCTCAGCCACAGCAAACCCCACATCGTTCACCTTGCAGCAACAGTGTTACCCTGGCCATATCACCCAGCACCTCCTCGGTGGCCAGCGCTGGAAATGCGTCGAGCGCCACATCCAGCTTTACAATCGGCGCCTGTTCCGAGCACATCAATGGTCGTCCCCAAGGAGTAGACTGTGCGCGGTAAGAAATAGATTATGCAGTAGCAGTTCGGGTCTCTGTCCGATTCCGGGGGATGGATAGGTTGTTGTGGATGGGAAGTCGTGGCCCTTGCTGCAGGCATTTGATGGCTGATTGGTGAAGGGTTGCCTTTGAGGACCGCATATACCACGTGGAGGGTGCAAATATTAAGTTCCTTCATAATGCCGTAATATGCGCAATTATTAAGGATATTCGGACTTGCTACTGTAGCCggaaactttttgccactgtTGAACAATAAGTCATTAGGCCAACAGCGGGAACGTCATAGGTTGATTACTTGCCCGCTGGACAGGCTTATATGCTGTTCATTTAAACACAAATGACAATTGGGTTGATGATAAAAAGCCCTCCGGTTAGTTAGATCCCACTAATTGCTTCACACTTGAATAAATATGTCTACTTCCAAATCCCAACCCGGCTTTGACAAAAAATACCTAAAATACCACTGAAAATATTTCCTGGTGAATTTGTGGAGACGTTTTGAGGGTGTCGAATTTGTTTATGATGGCAAAGTAACTGAAAAGCCCTAACTCCGACAAATGCAATTATGTTTTAGCAAACCAACAGGTGTACTAGTTATTTTCCACTcttacattttaatatttatttcacgGCGAACATTTAGGTTGTAACCTTTATTAAATAGAATATAGTAATTAAAAGGGTAATGTTTATATTTACCAATGCGAACAGAAAGCGAATAAGTTGATATGAATATACCACCATAAATTGTTAAATGGAGTTCGTGGAATCTGTTCTTGTTAATAAGGGACACACTACTTTTAGTCTCCGATcccataaatatatataatatgccTGTATATTTCAATTAACAGCTTGTTGGGAATCTTTGTCATGATGATATGATCTGCAGGGAGGGGCCAGTTTAATATTGCTGTGGCGTAAATTTATGATGGCGGCTGAACcaacaaaaattaaaccaaTTGCGCTGATTTCACTTAATAAATGTTTCTGACCGCCTAGCCGTCCGGTCCCCAATTGTTACAATTGAATGGTGTCGCCTGGGTCGAGGCGAACAGCTTTGTCACTTTGCTAGGTAGCGATGATACTACTactaataaatgttttaaggTGCCTTCCCTGCATTAGAAGCTGAGTTACTGTTCAAATTAAATATCAGCCGGAAGGAATATTGAgaaggaaataaataaatagtaatcTAATTAAGTCAAATCTaatctaattaaattaaatcgttTACAGATTTTTGACTCTCTTTTACATAGTATGTTTCATTGTTTAATGATTATTATATTACTCTgcttattttcaatttccccaGCTGTGAAATGCTTCTAAACTCAGCTCGATTAAACAGCGGCGTGCAAATGTCTACTCGCAACTCCTGCAAGACTCTTAAATGTCCCCAGTGCAATTGGCACTATAAATACCAGGAAACATTGGAGATCCACATGAGGGAAAAACATCCTGATGGGGAGAGTGCCTGTGGTTATTGCCTTGCAGGTACTAAGTCCGTTAactttacttaaatatttctaaatatttccCAAATTTACTACATATAATATAGGGCCTTTGTAGGAATTACAACGTAGAATAACggattatattattttttccgaTTTCTCGAATTTATTGATGACAATATGTTATAGTTTGTATACTCATGCAAGCGGGGCAAGTCAGCCTTTGTTGGACTCACCACCCATTCGTGCGATTGTTTTTACGTATACtattatttgctatttgcaGCAAACTTTTTTAGATGCCTCCTTTTTGTTGCTAGTAGTTTATATATAAGAAGGACGGATCGGATTGGACTATTATATTATACAGCTCCCACAGgacataaataataatattaataatcaaCATGGTTTTTCTTAATATTAAAGGATCCAATAATTTGAGAAAAAGAACATAATTTCATCTGCAGTGTTAACGATAATTCTGCTTTTCATAGCTAGCTCCTTTTATGTTATTGGTTTTGACAGTGGGTTTTAGGCCGAAAACATTCCCTTACGGATGAGTATTTAacattatacatacataccttggaaataatttgtaaaagGATTTTAAACCatattatcaatttatttaaaccaTTTTCTTTTGGGATAGGACAACAGCATCCTCGGCTGGCACGGGGAGAATCCTATTCTTGCGGTTATAAGCCGTATCGCTGTGAAATCTGTAACTACTCCACGACCACCAAGGGTAATCTTTCCATTCATATGCAATCGGACAAACATCTGAACAACATGCAGGAACTAAACAGCTCTCAAAATATGGTTgcagctgcggctgctgcagcggcGACTGGCAAACTGCTGCTCTCGCCCCAAGTAACTGCTGCAGGTCCATCCAACAGCGGTTCTGGCGCAAGCAGCGGCTCATCCAACATTGTCGGCAGCAATGCATCCCTGAGCGGAAACGCAACGCCGGCCGCCACTGGAGCAAATAGTTCCAATGCTACTGCCGGAATCAGTACAAACAGCGGCGGCACAAAGCCAAAGCCCTCATTTCGATGCGACATCTGTAGCTATGAAACTTCCGTGGCCCGCAACCTGCGCATTCACATGACCAGCGAGAAGCACACCCACAACATGGCAGTGCTGCAGAATAACATCAAGCACATCCAGGCATTTAATTTcttacagcaacaacaacaaagcgtCACTGGGAATATTGCTGGTCATAGCTCCGGAAGTTTTATGCCCGAGGTTGCGTTGGCGGATCTAGCGTACAACCAAGCCCTTATGATTCAGCTCCttcaccaacagcaacaacaacaacatcagcagacAGCTAATACCAAACTATCACCCTCATCTTCACCCGTGAGCACTACGGATCAGTTTTCCTTTTCTCCCAAGCCAATGAAGCTCAGTCATGGAACAGGAGCTTGCTTGGGGTTAggaatggcaatgggaatgaGCCACTTGAACGAAGTGCCCGGCGATTTATCAGGGGATCCTCATCCCCTGACAAAAACAGATAAGTGGCCCACGGCCTTCTACAGCTGCCTAATCTGCGATTGCTTCAGTACGAACAACCTAGACGATATGAACCAGCATTTGCTGGTAGATCGATCCCGGCAATCCTCCAGTGCATCCTCCGAAATAATGGTTATTCACAATAACAACTATATATGCCGGCTGTGCAACTACAAGACGAATCTCAAGGCAAATTTTCAACTACACAGCAAGACGGACAAGCACTTACAGAAGCTTAACTTTATAAACCACATCAGAGAGGGCGGTCCCCGAAATGAGTATAAAATGCAGTATCAACAACAGCTTGCCGCAAATGTAGTACAACTTAAGTGCAACTGCTGTGACTTCCACACCAATTCTATTCAGAAGCTGGGCCTGCACACACAACAGATGCGTCACGACACAATGCGAATGATATTCCAGCATTTACTGTACATTGTTCAGCAAAGTGAAATGCACAATAAGTCCTCGGGCTCGGCGGAAGATGATCCTCAATGCTCCTGTCCGGATGAAGATCAGCAATTGCAGTCGTCTAAGAAACTGCTCCTCTGTCAGTTGTGCAACGTTACCGCCACGAATCTACATGAAATGGTCCAGCATGTAAAGGGAATGAGACACATGCAAGTCGagcaatttatttgcttgcAGCGTCGCAGTGAAAACCAAGAAATACCCGCACTAAACGAAGTTTTTAAAGTGACGGAATGGATCATGGACAATGAAGGTATGTTGGAAcacattattatttcttactaaaaaattcaaattggaAGATATTTCGGTAGTAATTGCCAATGTATGTGTATTTTAGCtttaaaaaaacatgaaaGGAAGCTTCGGCTAGCCGAAGGTTGTATACCCTTGCAATGATTAGATACATATAGGAACAAGAAGAAACGATATAGTCGAGATCCTCGACTATCACCTGTTACTCAACTAGTGGGAGTGCGAACGAGAAAATTCAACATTCGTTTTGGGATATGGATGGAAATTCGGGCgcaaaaaaagagagaacggtttaatcgagttccccgactatttgatacccgttactcaggtagtggaagtgcgaagaagagtcttaactatgacagtttttggcggtttgtgggtgttagagtgggcgtggcaaaaagttttttggcaaatcgataaaaatttacatgactaatacaaaaatgaaaaaatatcaaaacattttacaaaggTGTGGGCTTGGCatctttgggcggtttgtgggcgttagataggcgtggcaaaaagtttttttacaagaccaatacaaaaatgaaaaaatattaaaacatttttcaaaagtgtgggcgtggcagtttttggcggtttgtgggcgttagagtggcaacatgaatcgacaaacttgcgctgcgtctatgcctTTAGAGTcagtatgcttaatctgaactttctagcttttgtagttcctgagatctcgaagCTCATACGgactgacagacggacatggccagatcgactcggctattgattagaaatatataaactttatacggtcggaaacgcttccttctgcctgtttcaacgaatcaagtatacccttttactctacgagtaacgggaatAATAATTATACTTTATAGAGTCTCGACAACGCTTTTTTCTACCTGTTATTCACATTTACTCTACGGGAAACGGGTCTAAAAAATTGGGTATGATAAAAAGTAATCTATTATTCGCTTCTAATTTTTTCACTCGGACTTTAACAAATGAGATGTAATCCTTAATaagaattttcaaatatatttttttttggttttaggtaatttattgaaataaaacacCCTATGACAGCTTTGCACATACATCCAATAACTTTATAACTAcgaaatttttatttcgtttattCCGATtcctatttatacccgttacttgtggagtaaaagagtatactaaattcgttaaaaagtatgtaacaggcagaaggaagagtttccgcccatataaagtatatatattattgatcaggatcaatagccgagtgcatttggccatttccacacttttgaaaaatgttttggttttttttttatttgtattgtacatttctatcggtctgcagaaaaactttttgtcacgcccactctaacgcccacaaaccaacaaaaactgctagtgctgaaatttctccttcgtaacgagtatcagatagttggggaactcgactatagcgatCTATCTTGTTTTTATGCTGACAAATGTCTCCTTCGCTGCGTTGCAAACTTCAGACTGAGATCAATATTATCTAGTGGGAGTGCAAGTGAGAATTCGCACAAAGTTGttcataaacaaaatatatagacatttttgtataatacACAGTTCAAAGGAATCTTGTGTAGGTATATTAGGTTTGCTTGTCCATCAAGTATATATCAAATGCTGTTGAGCATAAATACAAACGCTCCTTATGATTCTCCAAAGTCTCCTCTTCCACAGACCATAACCATATTGCATTGTATAATATGGTTCGTTCGTTCGTAACTCATCATTAAGCGCTGATTTCAGTTCAATTTCTTCTTCCCGCTCTTCGATTATTATCGTCTTCGCCTGCGACTTCGCCCTGGCCTCGTCCTCACGTTTTGGGCTCCGAATCATCGACGCGTTTACGTAAATTCTTCTCTGTCTTTCCGCTCGTCTTCGCCCCCTCTCGTCTTTAGCGACTTATATGCGTTCTGAGATTTATACGCTGACGCTGACCCTTAAggaaattattacaaattaCTTAAGAATGCAAAAACGATTATGTGTATCCATCGAATTTGCAATTAGTGACGTGCACACTTTGCTCCACACCAGTCTCAGCctcagtctcagtctcagGCCCAGGCTCAGGCTCAGACCCAGGCCCAGGCTCAACCTCAGTCTGCAGCCCAGACTCAGGCTAGTCTTTCTTTTCTTGGGCATGGGTGTTCGAAGCCCACAATCCAAAAGGCCAAACAAATTTACTCCACTCCACAGTGTGAGATTCTCATATCAGATGCGCGGCGTCGTGCAGGGCCGAACCGCAGGCATAGCACCTAACCACAGAACACCAACGCGACGCCGAACCCCAAACCCCGAACTGTGAGGCCGAACCTCGCAGAGACACAACAAACAATCGCCGCTCCGCCGCCACTTCTTGCGCACATACGGATATGGCAGAACACATAGCAGTACTCCGCACCACATTAATATGAAGCCGGCCAGATTCGTACTTGCCCTTGCCCCTTACCATAAGCTCACCAGCGCCCACTCCTTTTTAGATGTTGATAATTACACACGTTGCTCTACACTGATATAGGGTGTCTCGGGTCTATATGCAAAACGAAATACTGGCGAATGTAGACAATAAGGTCCAAAAGATTTTTGCCGTCAGTACAAGCTCGCTTCAGCTAAAGAGACTTGTGCCTGCGGATCTGAAAAGCTGTTTCCCTGCGATTGCCGGTCAATATCTCCCCTTTGTTGCCATTTGTCGCTTGATCTTGAACACTCGCTTTCTATTCTATTCATTTCTCTGTTGATTAGTGAGCTCTGCTCCATTATTAGTGGTCTGTTTGACAACTACATTGAGGTTAACTAATTAGTATTACCTTATTATCTTTACTTCAAGTTTATAAACGtctaaaagcaaattaaatttaaaatagttaaaacattttccttcGTTAAAAATCTAAAACATCGAcgttattaattaaaaattaaaaattaaaaatttagtGCAAGCatgagagaacgctatagtccagttcctcgactatcagagagtgcccaccctaacgcccacaaaccgccaaaaactgccccgctgaaaaatgtttttacgTTTTTTCACATAGTGTAAATTTCTCttaatttgcaaaaatctttttgcatttaattttattattttcttcaaatttctaccgatatttgagaaaattttataatttcttgTTCGCACTTGCACTGCCTGACTAACGGGTGTCTGATAGTCGGGGctctcgactatagcattctttctagttttaaatatataattattgtAAGAGTACATCATCGGCTTGCCGAATCtagttttgttttcgttaAAATAAACGTATGCTGCGTAGCTGTCCTAGAATCGGACGTGGAGTTTTTAACGAATCTGTTATACTCCCTTATTGTAAGAGTAACTCTACCGTATCTATTAAGATTCATTTCATCGAttcattttcttttccttCCTTATCTTATTACGGTGTTTTTTTGCAGATGTTTCTTTTGCATCTGGCCTTAATTTGGCTAGAGCCACAACCAATGACGCCACGACGGATACCAGCTATGCTGAGGCATCATCTGCTGCTGGAGTCCCTGCCATTCCGGATGTCAGTATGTTTTCACCAACATCTCCCTCAAGTTGCGCAACATCTTGCGACAAGAATTTGAGTCAAATTGTTTCTCCAAGCGTAAATAACCTTGATGCCGGCGTCCCAACAACAGTATTCAAATGTAATCTCTGCGAATACTTCGTTCAATCTAAAAGCGATATTGCGTCTCATATTGAAACTGAACACTCATGTGCTGAAAGTGATGAATTTATAAGTATACCAACAAACACGGCTGCTCTGCAGGCTTTTCAAACAGCTGTGGCAGCAGCTGCTCTAGCTGCAGTGCATCAACGATGCGCTGCTATAAATCCACCGACCGTAGAGGAAGATAAGGACTTAGATACGAATGTCAGTGACGGTCCTGTTGCCGTTAAGCAAGAGCCCGTCGAACAGGAGGTTAATCGTATGACATCAATGGAGGAAACTAAAGACTTAGTTTCTCAAGTGACGGAATCTGCAGCTCAAGAGTCGCCAAAAGTTTCAGAATCTCAGGTTGGGGTACAGTGTCCACTGTGCCTCGAAAACCATTTCCGGGAAAAACAGTATTTGGAGGCCCATTTAACAAGCGTTCATAGCGTTACCAGAGATGGTCTTTCTCGGCTCTTACTTCTGGTGGATCAGAAAGcttggaaaaaagaaaatgagaACACAGATATAGCATGCCCCTCAGCTAAAGCTCCAtttgcaaaaacaaatacgCTAGAGAGAGCACCAACATCTATTGAAAACACCTGCAATGTTAGTCCAACCAAATCAATCTCAGCTAACCTAAGCCTCTCAGTGGGTTTGCAAGGGCTCTTCTGCCATCAGTGTGAGGCAAGCTTCAAGCACGAGGAACAGCTACTTCAGCATGCGCAACAGAATCAGCATTTTCCTTTGCAAAACGGGGAGTATTTGTGTCTGGCAACCAGCCATATCAGCCGTCCTTGCTTCATGAGCTTCAGGACCATTCCAGCTATGGTCAGCCACTTTCAAGACTCACACATGAGCCTGGTTATCTCGGAACGCCATGTCTACAAGTACCGTTGCAAACAGTGCTCCTTGGCATTTAAAACCCAAGAAAAACTTACGACGCATATGCTCTACCATACGATGCGGGATGCTACAAAGTGCTCTCTTTGCCAACGCAACTTTCGCAGTACACAGGCGCTTCAGAAGCACATGGAGCAAGCACACGCTGAGGAGGTAACCCCATCAACTAGGACAAACAGTCCTCAGACGCCGGTATTAAATACTGAGGAGACCCACAAGCATTTTCCATCGGAATCACATGCAGTAGAAAGAGGTAAATCCAATTCATTACTAACAAACTAAGAATTCCGATAGAAAAAAACTGGATTTGTTTTAGAAGTTTCAGTGAGTGATGTCTCACCGCTTCAATTGGAGTCGCAGCTAAACAAAGAAACTAGACAATTGTCACCTACTCCAATATCTCTCGATTCCCAATCTCACCAACAATACCTCGCTACATTCGCGGCTTTACTCAAGCAACAACAGTGTAACTCAGATACCGGAGCCCTTCATCCCGAAGTTCTGTCGATTTCCGCTGGAGAGGTTTCCCATCACTTGCAGgtatttccattttccaaaGTGATTTGAATCCATAAAGGTTACACcgctaataaaaaaaatgtttaagggTCTACAAAATCTTCAGCATATGCAACAGCAATTTGGAGCCGTAGCTGCCGCATCAGGACTTTCAATTAACCCAGTTGACATGCTTAATATAATGCAATTTCACCACTTGATGTCCCTTAACTTCATGAACTTAGCACCCCCCTTAGTATTCGGAGCCAATGCCGCCGGTAATGCAGTATCTCCATCATCAGCGCAAAATAACAGCATTAAAACCTCAACCGCATCATCTGCTTTAGTACTAGGTGATACTCAGATACTGACCAGTGGTGTCAGTTCTTTACCAGTAGACTCGGTTAAAGCTATCACAGTCCCAGCTCAAACTCAACTCACTGTGAACGCTAGCTCTCAGGTATTATATTAAGATTATAATTCTTAAATCCTCATTCGACACTCCACACTCAACtgcaattatatttttgtatatattttaaataagattaaaacatatttaaacgTATTAATGCCAGAATTAGAACGGATGGTTCGGACCATACAGCTGCCATACACCTACATA is from Drosophila yakuba strain Tai18E2 chromosome 4, Prin_Dyak_Tai18E2_2.1, whole genome shotgun sequence and encodes:
- the LOC6523728 gene encoding zinc finger protein 2 isoform X2 — translated: MDSTFHKDFRSNNGNDDGSLMSSSDVETFDGKIVYNLDGSAYIIATDNANVGRSGSGQICYASTSDSLKNLSKGKDRGQGENEIEHPPLEQSENKRQEEDESSVGASYKSSPKIHSFRVVSAQDANSTCQEQIRAFKIQKPILMCFICKLSFGNVKSFSLHANTEHRLNLEELDQQLLNREYSSAIIQRNMDEKPQISFLQPLGKDASTDSNDTEKLQTATEGSDQALPLSPQPVISNDSELEPENKQETEQNPPLNEDREQESETDQYTSSNKMAAPSAYLPLSSPKVAGKLTVKFGSLNSATAKTNNLSKVSSTSSPTSTYASGEVLSPSTDNISNHKSTHCNQETEPPSSSSSEVEMKIGSMSTSPQTNDSDVPCSGFSQLQHMTTGGVYTPQVSSFHASLAALAANESNENRVKVITEFLQQQLQQHQHQSSLFPSPCPDHPDLKSMDCKTCELFDIQQRSKSPSSSHHQISQSLPQLQIQSQPQQTPHRSPCSNSVTLAISPSTSSVASAGNASSATSSFTIGACSEHINGRPQGVDCARCEMLLNSARLNSGVQMSTRNSCKTLKCPQCNWHYKYQETLEIHMREKHPDGESACGYCLAGQQHPRLARGESYSCGYKPYRCEICNYSTTTKGNLSIHMQSDKHLNNMQELNSSQNMVAAAAAAAATGKLLLSPQVTAAGPSNSGSGASSGSSNIVGSNASLSGNATPAATGANSSNATAGISTNSGGTKPKPSFRCDICSYETSVARNLRIHMTSEKHTHNMAVLQNNIKHIQAFNFLQQQQQSVTGNIAGHSSGSFMPEVALADLAYNQALMIQLLHQQQQQQHQQTANTKLSPSSSPVSTTDQFSFSPKPMKLSHGTGACLGLGMAMGMSHLNEVPGDLSGDPHPLTKTDKWPTAFYSCLICDCFSTNNLDDMNQHLLVDRSRQSSSASSEIMVIHNNNYICRLCNYKTNLKANFQLHSKTDKHLQKLNFINHIREGGPRNEYKMQYQQQLAANVVQLKCNCCDFHTNSIQKLGLHTQQMRHDTMRMIFQHLLYIVQQSEMHNKSSGSAEDDPQCSCPDEDQQLQSSKKLLLCQLCNVTATNLHEMVQHVKGMRHMQVEQFICLQRRSENQEIPALNEVFKVTEWIMDNEDVSFASGLNLARATTNDATTDTSYAEASSAAGVPAIPDVSMFSPTSPSSCATSCDKNLSQIVSPSVNNLDAGVPTTVFKCNLCEYFVQSKSDIASHIETEHSCAESDEFISIPTNTAALQAFQTAVAAAALAAVHQRCAAINPPTVEEDKDLDTNVSDGPVAVKQEPVEQEVNRMTSMEETKDLVSQVTESAAQESPKVSESQVGVQCPLCLENHFREKQYLEAHLTSVHSVTRDGLSRLLLLVDQKAWKKENENTDIACPSAKAPFAKTNTLERAPTSIENTCNVSPTKSISANLSLSVGLQGLFCHQCEASFKHEEQLLQHAQQNQHFPLQNGEYLCLATSHISRPCFMSFRTIPAMVSHFQDSHMSLVISERHVYKYRCKQCSLAFKTQEKLTTHMLYHTMRDATKCSLCQRNFRSTQALQKHMEQAHAEEVTPSTRTNSPQTPVLNTEETHKHFPSESHAVEREVSVSDVSPLQLESQLNKETRQLSPTPISLDSQSHQQYLATFAALLKQQQCNSDTGALHPEVLSISAGEVSHHLQGLQNLQHMQQQFGAVAAASGLSINPVDMLNIMQFHHLMSLNFMNLAPPLVFGANAAGNAVSPSSAQNNSIKTSTASSALVLGDTQILTSGVSSLPVDSVKAITVPAQTQLTVNASSQLASNQKRARTRITDDQLKILRAHFDINNSPSEESIMEMSQKANLPMKVVKHWFRNTLFKERQRNKDSPYNFNNPPSTTLNIEEYERTGQAKVTPLNDTSRVAVTAPITASTILLAPSGNANLISKESPTTKVLAAGKVIATGPATLSTTVAVSMPVSRPESTTSSGNISDYLGNNIFFGQPGGKDQVLPCSVDGQIKSEPQDDMIGANDSAYQTKQHPTFSFLKHQQELTDPPEQCLTNQNADTVQDQSLLAGSALASHCQNQQQINIFETKSESGSSDVMSRPPSPSSGAAGNIYGSMNDLINQQLENMGSNMGPPKNLQTVGKTFEKNAAPMPTSGSISAQFESNSSNSSSSSSSTSGGKRANRTRFTDYQIKVLQEFFENNSYPKDSDLEYLSKLLLLSPRVIVVWFQNARQKQRKIYENQPNNTLFENEETKKQNINYACKKCNLVFQRYYELIRHQKNHCFKEENNKKSAKAQIAAAQIAQNLSSEDSNSSMDIHHGGIGQPGTAVVSQTLSTPGSAASLPGQYAQHSFGALPSPQHLFAKSSSLTDFSPSTTPTPPQRERSNSLDHPQRPPKFDCDKCDLKFNHLEKLREHQLLHLMNQGNIFSDAGQNTNPEAHFGPFGSILQSLQQAAAQQQQPHHQPPPTKKRKYSDCSSNADEMQSLSEIEVSHKKHEFLYKYFMQNETSSELKQQFLMQQQHKKVEQGNESEFELDFLTNFYQQSELKKVSNYDFLLSYYRTHEESKSSPQHIFSSSKKPTIEFLLQYYQLNESKKFFQLVASPQIIPDLPGYKPSSRMPKPASDEAPNIGETSLEQATKLQREEQLRIDRPSEENDLSITKNKVENINNNNISINEGQNDLTETNGSPSGETKEEFPQESSLIETDNDNKYLCTRSKQKNEKEKSQYLHNLEDFLDATMIENNSQTLTFNDDEKACQKDEPIQNSNEMEQRSSVSPVNVSSKQNKRLRTTILPEQLNFLYECYQSESNPSRKMLEEISKKVNLKKRVVQVWFQNSRAKDKKSRNQRHYAHISDDNSYDGSSGKEVVSDLRSNGVAVETDHETNLQDCQLCQVTQVNIRKHAFSVEHICKMKKLLEQTTELYAQSNGSGSDDNDSDREKRFYNLSKAFLLQHVVSNATSHAIHTPRQDPDAIAEGNCVLTYETNGGDSKGHIHHNLPNEAVPEDAGKIASNQELMQQLFNRNHITGKSFGKIQKTSI